One window of Natrinema sp. SYSU A 869 genomic DNA carries:
- a CDS encoding ATP-binding protein, producing MSDAAQSPVSSAEAACPHLHEVDNRTLHQLFSKVAAVRSENRDLFDFTHRRIDVFRRTAGRSEVVSEDEVYDEFDEDRLKNFAVVIEGEVGTGKSELCAALAHQLRDDGRPLLHVDKEDDLMSLLSDRIPEFYREQFGEEMDGAADFQQLRDDIESIPQVVANSAVSNTILNLNQRGYNVTATEDQQDEVRDFIRDKLQLFVESGQYATEVTFVTEQEYRQNDFLQIFTATAVEEAVEIFNEEMWRVVRDRYETASLSEVLKRVGAAFTDTRPVIVFEDFSVTSMEAAKLARFIESDSTENTWDFIIAGTRDSTGPLHSRTAEDRYEFYQTNEADSQNVLFLDEESAVDFVRPYLGYFKSFDGSVNYDRDHEAGTFELQAAPSESRCADCGLCDEQFRDLFPFNEHFLRRIFVGLDEDRRSPREYIMTIFDVLSDYYEGKIDAPSDAKALKPLVNRVSVADAVYEDAEAFSHLARWYGHLNDIDDTVEVDRRFAEAFGLVEPDDDTGDLPGPIEATDDTVIVPSSDIDIITDPPGGGDDDDDGDDDEAGPPQTDPVDDEFADKAPLLESWLNVPDKFAQTTVYLKRGLEDAIKRLTDGYVLYQGTDLEYNLSSQKRPFVFSITEETPGEDQIVIDPAEFRLSDLRSVLRFGIERDMTPRSADYEALLQECGTQLTGYAQAWRAKVRRTYLQDSGVLYEKQAQGRYDFADFLLGAYCYVVLLDSPWQRLTAEALADRFDDGEYTIDDDISSWLQTELEHESYEALSNLVDAGSHLETMVGELFGVSGSDLDRLKVRRWFKRNSPRDILASLARTYIDNIDTRVRFADGTTVQTLANTAYDTRSALEEIDNRYQHEVVEDVASNLDGLSIDTVEQTVSKLDTYDVSPDVMEPLKQFLRLSQSTIDDAAAAAAIATDLRLRTSFEALQATLASIKLANSTVYQRYSSIQLQTRDSPGQIGEEFTEVAEHYVE from the coding sequence ATGAGCGATGCCGCGCAGTCGCCGGTGTCCTCAGCAGAGGCCGCCTGTCCTCACCTCCATGAGGTCGACAACCGGACGCTCCACCAGTTGTTCAGCAAGGTCGCTGCCGTTCGCTCGGAGAATCGCGACCTATTCGATTTCACCCACCGACGTATCGACGTCTTCCGGCGGACGGCGGGACGGTCAGAGGTGGTCTCGGAGGACGAGGTCTACGATGAGTTCGACGAAGACCGGCTGAAGAACTTCGCTGTCGTCATCGAAGGCGAGGTCGGGACCGGAAAGTCGGAACTCTGTGCCGCTCTCGCTCACCAGCTTCGCGATGACGGACGGCCACTACTCCACGTGGACAAGGAAGACGACCTGATGTCGCTTCTGAGCGATCGGATCCCGGAATTTTACCGCGAACAGTTTGGTGAAGAGATGGATGGTGCGGCGGATTTTCAGCAGCTCCGCGACGATATCGAGTCGATTCCTCAGGTCGTCGCGAACAGCGCCGTTTCGAACACGATTCTCAACCTCAACCAGCGCGGCTACAATGTCACCGCTACCGAAGACCAGCAGGACGAGGTCCGCGACTTCATCCGCGACAAACTCCAGTTGTTCGTCGAGAGCGGTCAGTATGCTACTGAGGTGACATTCGTCACCGAACAGGAGTACCGACAAAACGACTTCCTGCAGATCTTCACAGCCACGGCCGTCGAGGAAGCAGTCGAGATTTTTAACGAGGAGATGTGGCGCGTCGTCCGCGACCGCTACGAGACGGCGTCGCTCTCGGAGGTCCTCAAACGGGTCGGTGCGGCGTTCACTGATACGCGACCGGTCATCGTGTTCGAGGACTTCTCAGTCACTTCCATGGAAGCGGCGAAACTGGCTCGATTCATCGAGAGCGACTCGACAGAGAACACGTGGGACTTCATCATCGCCGGAACGCGTGACTCGACCGGGCCACTTCACAGCCGGACGGCCGAGGACCGCTACGAGTTCTACCAGACCAACGAGGCGGATTCACAGAACGTCCTCTTTCTCGACGAGGAGAGCGCTGTCGACTTCGTCCGGCCGTACCTCGGTTACTTCAAGTCCTTCGACGGCAGCGTGAACTACGATCGCGACCACGAAGCAGGGACGTTCGAGTTACAAGCGGCACCATCCGAATCAAGGTGTGCCGACTGCGGGCTCTGTGACGAACAGTTCCGGGACTTGTTCCCCTTCAACGAACACTTCCTCAGGCGTATCTTCGTGGGACTCGACGAGGACCGTCGATCGCCGCGGGAGTACATCATGACAATCTTCGATGTGCTCAGTGACTACTACGAGGGGAAGATCGACGCTCCGTCGGACGCAAAAGCGCTGAAACCGCTGGTAAATCGGGTTTCCGTTGCCGACGCTGTCTACGAGGATGCCGAAGCCTTCTCGCATCTCGCGCGATGGTACGGGCACCTGAACGATATCGACGACACAGTCGAGGTTGACAGGCGATTTGCGGAGGCGTTTGGCCTCGTCGAACCCGATGACGATACTGGTGACCTTCCCGGGCCGATTGAGGCGACCGACGACACCGTCATCGTGCCGTCGTCGGATATCGATATTATCACAGACCCGCCGGGCGGGGGCGATGATGACGACGATGGCGATGACGACGAGGCGGGCCCGCCACAGACGGACCCAGTCGATGACGAATTTGCCGACAAGGCGCCGCTTCTGGAGTCGTGGTTGAACGTTCCCGACAAGTTCGCTCAGACAACTGTCTACCTAAAGCGTGGCCTTGAGGATGCAATTAAGCGACTTACGGACGGCTACGTGCTATATCAGGGTACCGACCTTGAGTACAACCTCAGCAGCCAGAAGCGACCGTTCGTCTTCTCGATAACCGAGGAGACACCAGGAGAGGATCAGATCGTAATCGATCCGGCGGAGTTCCGGCTCTCCGATCTGCGGAGCGTCCTTCGGTTCGGAATCGAACGCGACATGACGCCCCGAAGCGCCGACTATGAGGCGTTACTTCAGGAATGTGGTACTCAACTGACCGGCTACGCTCAGGCTTGGCGAGCCAAAGTCCGACGGACGTACCTCCAAGACAGCGGTGTCCTCTACGAGAAACAGGCACAGGGTCGATACGATTTCGCCGACTTCCTCCTCGGCGCGTATTGCTACGTAGTGTTACTCGATTCGCCTTGGCAGCGACTTACAGCGGAGGCGCTCGCCGATCGGTTCGACGATGGTGAGTATACGATCGACGATGACATTAGTTCGTGGTTGCAAACGGAACTAGAACACGAGAGCTACGAGGCGCTCAGTAATCTCGTCGATGCAGGATCGCATCTCGAGACGATGGTCGGTGAACTGTTCGGGGTCAGCGGCTCGGATCTGGATCGTCTCAAAGTACGTCGCTGGTTCAAGCGCAATTCACCCCGAGACATACTCGCGTCACTAGCGCGGACATATATTGATAACATCGATACCCGGGTTCGGTTCGCTGATGGGACGACCGTACAGACCCTCGCGAACACGGCGTATGATACCCGAAGCGCACTTGAGGAAATCGATAATCGATATCAGCACGAGGTCGTTGAAGACGTCGCATCGAACCTCGATGGGCTTTCGATTGATACTGTAGAACAGACTGTATCGAAACTCGATACATACGACGTGAGCCCGGACGTGATGGAACCACTCAAGCAGTTCCTCCGTCTGAGCCAATCGACCATCGATGACGCTGCGGCTGCAGCGGCGATTGCCACAGACCTCCGGCTGCGGACGTCCTTTGAGGCCCTTCAGGCAACGCTGGCGAGTATCAAGCTTGCTAACTCGACGGTCTACCAGCGGTACAGCAGTATCCAGTTGCAAACAAGAGACAGCCCGGGACAGATCGGGGAGGAATTCACGGAGGTGGCTGAACACTATGTCGAGTGA
- a CDS encoding tRNA-guanine transglycosylase — MADFRVTSVGDDGYGRLGELDIPHGPVETPVLFPVINLIGGTTTESGGVWRRMRDNLISRDHLQGIMFQAMSFTDYGVSPGNLNEFWRAETFHERFDNLDAPVFIDSGGFKLMNSNTFGKAPTEGGAENDWGLYTNPASILGLQLDFGSDIIATLDYPIPPKLNEEEKFERMERSIESAVDCLRIVEDPSLLTDGQNDNKRARQHLERRKAEGDEPGVFIALHGHDYETINWYVGNFLEQVDDAGLEHAFEGFAIGSLVPLRSSIDVLVDIVQGAKDAIPTSRADEVGVHVFGVGGKQVSLLALLGVDSFDCSSHMQTAQYRKYLLPDKWETIELDDLESHLGDDGEFPCEMSNCTLCGPDSEVESYEEMMQILNSDMSYDERERRKDNDQYIKSDYYGHLARHNFEVYNEELSRVRDQIRQGTLLDYVIEFARQADDIKKGLKQAQLRNQGLQRDIEERGAYDLIAGIDITSDQSKLSKFGAGVDETTENRTISLQHTPNDFDVLARDYEPPADRNVLLVVPCSQQKPYSESRTHSVLMDKIGDRRDDIHKVTLSGMYGPVPEECESEQPVLEYEYVLAKEDHAQIELVTDRLVAYLERHSDQFDHVVGYVTSKTYRQVIEDAFDQYGRGTVLPRDPKAMQLTEFFRSSNTQELVEYLDREAADFV, encoded by the coding sequence ATGGCAGATTTTCGGGTAACGTCGGTCGGTGACGACGGGTACGGCCGTTTGGGCGAACTCGACATCCCACATGGGCCGGTCGAGACGCCAGTGCTCTTCCCGGTAATCAATCTCATTGGTGGAACCACGACTGAATCGGGCGGTGTCTGGAGACGGATGCGAGACAATCTCATCTCGCGTGATCATCTTCAGGGGATCATGTTTCAGGCGATGAGTTTCACGGACTACGGGGTCTCTCCGGGGAATCTAAACGAATTCTGGCGAGCCGAGACGTTCCACGAACGATTCGACAACCTCGATGCCCCCGTATTCATCGACTCCGGCGGATTCAAACTGATGAATTCTAACACCTTCGGTAAGGCTCCAACCGAAGGCGGCGCCGAGAACGACTGGGGACTGTATACGAATCCTGCGAGCATCCTCGGACTACAACTGGATTTCGGCAGCGACATTATCGCCACGCTCGATTATCCGATTCCGCCGAAGCTCAACGAAGAGGAGAAATTCGAGCGGATGGAACGCAGTATTGAAAGCGCCGTGGACTGCCTACGGATCGTCGAAGATCCGTCGCTGCTAACGGATGGCCAGAACGACAACAAGCGAGCCAGACAGCACCTCGAGCGGCGGAAGGCCGAAGGGGACGAGCCCGGCGTCTTCATCGCACTCCACGGCCACGACTACGAGACGATAAACTGGTACGTCGGGAACTTCCTTGAGCAGGTTGACGACGCCGGCCTCGAGCACGCGTTCGAGGGGTTCGCGATCGGGTCACTCGTGCCCTTACGGAGCAGTATCGACGTTCTGGTCGATATCGTTCAGGGGGCGAAAGATGCCATCCCAACATCGCGCGCAGACGAGGTGGGGGTTCACGTCTTCGGTGTCGGGGGAAAACAGGTATCGCTGCTCGCGCTTCTCGGCGTCGACTCCTTCGACTGTTCCAGTCACATGCAGACTGCCCAGTATCGAAAGTACCTTCTCCCCGACAAGTGGGAAACCATCGAACTCGATGATTTAGAGTCTCATCTCGGCGATGACGGCGAGTTCCCCTGCGAAATGAGCAACTGTACGCTCTGTGGTCCCGACAGTGAGGTCGAGAGCTACGAGGAGATGATGCAAATCCTCAACAGTGATATGTCCTATGACGAGCGAGAGCGCCGGAAGGACAACGATCAATACATCAAAAGTGACTACTACGGCCATCTCGCGCGACACAATTTCGAAGTCTACAACGAGGAGCTCTCGCGAGTCCGCGACCAGATCAGGCAGGGAACACTTCTGGATTACGTCATCGAGTTCGCCAGACAGGCCGACGATATCAAGAAGGGGCTCAAGCAGGCCCAGCTTCGTAACCAGGGACTCCAACGCGATATCGAGGAGCGTGGAGCGTACGACTTGATTGCAGGGATCGATATCACGAGCGATCAGTCGAAACTTTCCAAGTTCGGTGCTGGCGTCGACGAGACGACAGAGAACCGTACGATTTCGCTACAGCACACTCCCAACGACTTCGATGTGCTTGCGCGAGACTACGAACCTCCAGCTGACAGAAACGTTCTCCTCGTCGTTCCATGTAGTCAACAGAAACCGTACTCGGAGTCACGAACGCATTCTGTGTTAATGGACAAAATTGGTGACCGCCGCGACGACATCCACAAGGTCACTCTCTCGGGAATGTACGGCCCGGTCCCAGAGGAATGTGAATCTGAACAGCCAGTTCTCGAGTACGAGTACGTTCTTGCCAAGGAGGATCACGCACAAATCGAACTCGTGACCGATCGTCTCGTCGCATATCTCGAGCGGCACAGCGATCAGTTCGACCATGTTGTCGGCTACGTGACGAGCAAGACCTACCGGCAAGTCATCGAGGACGCCTTCGATCAGTACGGCCGTGGGACCGTCCTTCCCCGCGATCCGAAGGCAATGCAACTCACTGAATTCTTCCGCTCAAGTAACACGCAAGAACTTGTCGAGTATCTAGATCGGGAGGCGGCAGATTTCGTATAG
- a CDS encoding DEAD/DEAH box helicase yields MTKLTDVDGVDNAQQFVEDDIIERKGPYVEFVDAPEFHDQTAADFLSGLDYHDHIIDAITAELFGGDSSGSLYQHQAETISAIESNNEDNILSVPTATGKTEAFFLPILDHCLSTDEQGLKSIVLYPMKTLGVDQLNRFVSYLDEINRRRDPDDRITIGIWDSDTPSRVGTRDHEIEVGSYVRGLECPREEGEKLKILGEMSVGTNNHQYPWLRVTRESIRRGVDILLTGPEALDYMFVSDNEETRSILGDQPGDVPLKHVVFDEAHVWSGIQGAAISLLSRRLKSYYVERDPQITMVSATVDNPTELASDLTGSDEETINTVEFSARDFDARGTADFGRLQPCEVDELISALALVHVLDVDESMLASEFDLENALATLRAVGLVTGTDPVRLTDTAGDWVTRPIDHAIERTVDNDDETYPDAATVVTTERGRDRIVDSVVAASGTQSGWFEFVMASVPEVAQFAAWFDTDTTGVVGFKHYDDLVDQLADAGLDDPAGILQAVMAFGRLAGVVTEKYHSFLKPPHKVFWCRDCERVARDSRCPDCRADLPEMQFCRRCHQPYVEIPSTDPSGGGEASGSDSLGDSSFVPVGADAVDTTAAGGQCPGCDGSPQLTDVGVPTASLLSYMLTELCRVSPSKKTLVFSDSRSTAESVGDRIIDTEYGLMAETLYIDELIDRGGRADNYELFRAVSDRLREEYWDPLIQNDVNEDGTAYNFLRTLLDDIEAHAMLSNCDHLLDSALVTAAPIYDADSLEELLVGHALYSLFAGSSNPSFSKQRMRFDGLTRGKILDRLDSRTGYDRSLIDHHLDSVLQTLLDVGVVSEVTWDEVRETIQSSTQGEAAKDEVFDFIEAARETAIEHELIADPESGVFTRIPQRDDSDLVLLPRAAFCAECYRSYPVMADGDALSTCPHCEASLKTYRRFSETDDGFVANPGYADAASEWEYAIDHWSHDVTRPIRNGAIPEYVSVGIHKGNIPHSLRGAIEEGFRKDDPDVNIVSATPTMELGVDIGTLDTVAQVGIPPTLTNYVQRSGRTGRTRGSSSLVVTAIRGNHPVDSHYYGNLETFLGEFEPVRVPDPYDFDELLAGHVVTETFAYLARNPHESNVFEKMYTIDENKENLVNFINSVTNQLDILREFMLEERREAVVAHVESVFGDRGVEAFEQVFEDDGPLSLDNRMEKTFSKLTGMSGEGETNKSLTEQNGRLDQWLQRLGYLANYRSFGQQFPVKFTGANDGIQFESEGRLYDMFPGEENDLGSVMTLHGTDYIVDDVHGTSTPLTTVAICDNDDCERPFQSYRPAVETCPHCGSEVVETPIHGVSSVECKAARGGQKGYTTRGLQSTFIEEPTADTAVKMTDDRTIFDMDARLTYGQLEVTDFVYAFERWHTRGSEKDVLRSEAVIERDEAGGSSGGSWQDRMEDVEEELYRPVGQQYFTQGLAIRFDETEVRARYEEAVHESVSWPQALVSLEQALEKAIAIVAECDRDDFRVKASTTGEDVVVYIVDSRQGGNGITWQVMDRLTAVERRVREVADCDRCRNYCDECLLLARTPAYYLDNDLLDRRTLAAVVGGTP; encoded by the coding sequence ATGACGAAACTGACGGATGTCGATGGCGTCGATAATGCTCAGCAGTTCGTCGAAGACGATATTATCGAACGTAAGGGCCCGTACGTGGAGTTTGTCGACGCTCCGGAATTTCACGACCAGACTGCAGCCGACTTCCTCTCGGGACTCGATTATCACGATCACATCATCGACGCTATTACTGCCGAACTGTTCGGTGGTGACTCATCAGGTTCGCTCTACCAGCACCAGGCCGAGACAATATCGGCTATCGAATCAAATAACGAAGATAACATTCTGTCTGTTCCGACGGCGACAGGAAAGACCGAGGCGTTCTTTCTACCGATCCTCGACCACTGCCTCTCGACGGACGAACAGGGATTGAAGTCGATCGTTCTCTATCCCATGAAGACGCTGGGCGTCGACCAGCTCAATAGGTTCGTCTCGTATCTCGACGAGATCAACCGACGACGTGATCCCGATGATCGGATCACTATCGGCATCTGGGACTCGGATACGCCCTCCCGTGTGGGCACACGGGACCACGAAATCGAAGTCGGGTCGTACGTCCGTGGACTGGAGTGCCCTCGTGAGGAGGGCGAGAAACTCAAGATCCTCGGCGAGATGAGCGTCGGGACGAATAATCACCAGTATCCCTGGCTCCGAGTGACACGCGAAAGTATCCGACGCGGCGTCGATATCTTGCTGACCGGGCCGGAAGCGCTCGACTACATGTTCGTTAGCGACAACGAGGAGACGCGGTCGATTCTCGGCGATCAACCGGGAGATGTACCGCTCAAACACGTCGTCTTCGACGAGGCCCACGTCTGGAGCGGCATCCAGGGTGCGGCTATCTCGCTGCTCTCTCGCCGACTCAAATCCTACTATGTGGAGCGTGATCCCCAGATCACGATGGTCTCGGCGACGGTCGATAACCCCACGGAACTGGCTTCCGACCTGACCGGCTCCGACGAAGAGACGATTAATACGGTCGAATTCAGTGCACGCGACTTCGACGCACGAGGAACAGCTGACTTCGGCCGTCTCCAGCCGTGTGAGGTCGACGAACTCATCTCGGCGCTGGCACTCGTTCACGTCCTCGATGTCGACGAATCGATGCTTGCATCGGAGTTCGACCTCGAGAACGCCCTCGCGACACTCCGTGCGGTAGGGTTGGTAACAGGAACAGACCCGGTCAGGCTCACAGACACGGCCGGTGACTGGGTAACGAGACCGATTGATCACGCTATCGAACGTACTGTCGATAATGACGATGAGACCTACCCCGACGCTGCGACGGTCGTCACTACCGAACGCGGACGCGACCGGATCGTCGATTCGGTGGTAGCTGCCAGCGGGACTCAGTCGGGCTGGTTCGAGTTTGTCATGGCATCGGTCCCGGAAGTTGCACAGTTCGCGGCGTGGTTCGACACGGATACGACCGGTGTGGTCGGTTTCAAGCACTACGATGATCTCGTCGATCAGTTGGCCGATGCCGGCCTCGATGACCCGGCGGGGATCCTTCAGGCAGTTATGGCCTTCGGACGGCTCGCTGGTGTCGTGACGGAAAAATATCACTCCTTCCTGAAGCCGCCACACAAGGTGTTCTGGTGTCGGGACTGCGAGCGTGTCGCACGCGATAGTCGGTGTCCCGACTGCAGGGCGGACCTGCCGGAGATGCAGTTCTGTCGTCGTTGTCACCAGCCGTATGTCGAAATTCCGTCCACCGATCCGTCGGGGGGTGGTGAAGCGTCTGGAAGTGACTCGTTGGGCGATTCATCATTCGTCCCCGTCGGCGCTGACGCAGTCGATACGACCGCGGCCGGCGGCCAGTGTCCAGGCTGTGACGGCTCACCACAGCTCACTGATGTCGGTGTACCGACCGCGTCACTGCTGTCGTACATGCTGACCGAGTTGTGTCGCGTCTCGCCATCGAAGAAGACGCTCGTATTCTCCGATTCCCGAAGTACTGCGGAGTCCGTCGGTGATCGTATCATCGACACGGAATACGGGCTGATGGCCGAAACGCTCTACATCGACGAACTCATCGACCGGGGCGGTCGTGCCGATAACTACGAACTCTTTCGGGCAGTGTCCGACCGCCTCCGCGAGGAGTACTGGGATCCGCTCATTCAGAACGACGTCAATGAAGACGGCACGGCCTACAACTTCCTGCGGACACTGCTCGACGACATTGAGGCCCACGCGATGCTGTCCAACTGTGATCACCTGCTGGACAGCGCGCTCGTGACCGCTGCACCGATTTACGATGCCGACAGTCTCGAGGAACTCCTCGTGGGCCACGCACTGTACTCGCTGTTCGCTGGCTCGTCGAATCCGTCGTTCTCCAAGCAGCGAATGCGGTTCGATGGATTGACTCGCGGGAAGATTCTCGACCGCCTTGACTCGCGGACTGGGTATGACCGATCGCTAATCGATCACCACCTCGATTCAGTCCTGCAGACGTTGCTTGACGTCGGCGTCGTCAGTGAAGTTACGTGGGACGAGGTCAGAGAGACGATTCAGTCCTCCACACAGGGTGAAGCTGCCAAAGATGAGGTCTTCGACTTCATCGAGGCTGCTAGGGAGACGGCGATCGAACACGAACTGATAGCGGACCCGGAAAGCGGCGTCTTCACACGGATCCCGCAGCGCGACGATAGCGATCTCGTCCTACTGCCGCGAGCGGCTTTCTGTGCCGAGTGTTATCGTTCATATCCAGTGATGGCCGACGGCGATGCACTATCGACGTGTCCCCATTGCGAGGCGTCGCTGAAGACCTATCGGCGGTTCAGCGAGACCGACGACGGCTTCGTTGCCAATCCGGGATACGCGGACGCTGCGAGTGAGTGGGAGTACGCTATCGATCACTGGTCTCACGATGTGACGCGACCGATACGTAACGGTGCTATTCCGGAGTACGTCTCTGTCGGGATCCACAAGGGCAACATTCCGCACTCCCTTCGAGGCGCGATCGAGGAAGGGTTCCGGAAGGACGACCCCGACGTCAACATCGTCAGTGCCACGCCGACGATGGAGCTGGGTGTCGACATCGGTACGTTAGACACCGTTGCACAGGTCGGCATCCCACCGACGTTGACAAACTACGTCCAGCGCAGCGGTCGTACTGGTCGTACCCGTGGGAGCTCCTCGCTCGTCGTCACCGCCATCCGCGGGAACCATCCGGTCGACAGCCACTACTATGGCAACCTCGAGACGTTCCTCGGGGAATTTGAGCCGGTTCGCGTCCCGGACCCGTACGACTTCGACGAACTTCTGGCAGGCCACGTCGTGACCGAGACGTTCGCTTACCTCGCTCGGAATCCCCACGAGAGCAACGTCTTCGAGAAGATGTACACTATCGATGAAAACAAGGAGAACCTGGTCAACTTCATCAATTCCGTAACAAATCAGCTTGATATCCTTCGGGAGTTCATGCTCGAAGAGCGCCGGGAGGCCGTCGTAGCTCACGTGGAATCGGTCTTCGGCGACCGCGGTGTCGAGGCCTTCGAGCAGGTATTCGAGGATGACGGGCCGCTGTCGCTGGACAACCGTATGGAGAAGACATTTTCGAAGCTGACGGGCATGTCCGGTGAGGGCGAGACCAACAAGTCGCTGACGGAGCAGAACGGTCGCCTTGACCAGTGGCTTCAGCGACTGGGATATCTCGCCAACTACCGGTCGTTCGGCCAGCAGTTCCCCGTCAAGTTCACCGGAGCCAACGATGGCATCCAGTTCGAGAGTGAGGGCCGGCTCTACGACATGTTCCCGGGAGAGGAGAACGACCTCGGTTCGGTGATGACGCTACACGGCACGGACTACATCGTCGACGATGTCCACGGGACGTCGACACCGCTGACGACCGTCGCTATCTGCGATAACGACGACTGCGAACGACCGTTCCAGAGCTATCGGCCCGCCGTCGAGACGTGTCCGCACTGCGGTTCGGAGGTAGTTGAGACACCGATACACGGCGTCAGCTCCGTCGAGTGTAAGGCCGCTCGCGGCGGCCAGAAGGGGTACACGACTCGCGGGCTCCAGTCGACGTTCATCGAAGAGCCGACCGCCGACACGGCGGTCAAGATGACTGACGACCGGACGATCTTCGACATGGACGCTCGGCTCACGTACGGCCAACTGGAGGTGACTGACTTCGTCTACGCCTTCGAACGGTGGCACACCAGAGGCAGTGAGAAGGACGTCTTGCGGTCCGAAGCGGTCATCGAGCGCGACGAGGCCGGCGGCTCGTCCGGAGGCTCATGGCAGGATCGGATGGAGGACGTCGAGGAGGAACTCTACCGGCCGGTCGGCCAGCAGTACTTCACGCAAGGGCTCGCGATCCGTTTCGACGAAACCGAGGTCCGAGCGCGCTACGAAGAGGCGGTTCACGAGTCCGTTTCGTGGCCCCAGGCGCTGGTCAGTCTCGAGCAGGCCCTCGAAAAGGCAATCGCAATCGTCGCCGAGTGTGACCGTGACGACTTCCGCGTGAAGGCCAGTACAACGGGCGAGGATGTCGTCGTATACATCGTCGACTCGCGACAGGGCGGCAACGGCATCACGTGGCAGGTCATGGACCGGCTGACAGCCGTCGAGCGTCGCGTCCGAGAAGTCGCTGACTGCGACCGCTGTCGCAATTACTGCGACGAGTGTCTCCTCCTCGCACGAACACCGGCGTACTATCTCGACAACGACCTGCTCGACCGCCGGACGCTCGCCGCTGTCGTTGGAGGCACACCGTGA